ACCCTCCCATGATGTGGTCAACATGTAAACTGCATGGGCAGGGCGCCAAATAACATCCTGTGCGCTGCTGAGCTGAGCTGGGGCGCGGCCTCCTGTCTGCACCGGCAGCACCATGTCGCTCACGGTCGTCAGCATGGCGTGCGTTGGTGAGTCCTGGAAGGGAAtagagggagggagagtggggaTGGAGATCTCGGCCTAGAGGTAAAGATatgggcctggagtggagatatgggcctggagtggagatatgggcctgggtgtggagatatgggcctggagGTGTAAATatgggcctggagtggagatatgggcctggagGGGAGATATGGGCCTGGGTgtggagatatgggcctggagtggagatacgggcctggagtggagatatgggcctggagtggagatatggGCCTGCAGGTGGAGATctgggcctggagtggagatatgggcctggagtggagatatggGTCTGATgtggagatatgggcctggagtggagatatgggcctggagtggagatatggGCCTAGAGGGGAGATctgggcctggagtggagatatggGTCTGATgtggagatatgggcctggagtggagatatgggcctggagtggagataggggcctggagtggagatatgggcctggagtggagatCTGGGCCAGGAAGTGTTGATCTGGGCCTGGAGCCTGGGTCTCTCCACAGCTGAGAGCCCTGTTCTTGGCAGCAGGTAGCAGGGAGGCTAAGTTTACCTTCAGCCCAGCAAGGGCCTGGCTGCCAAGACACACAGTGCAGTGGGGGCAGCAGGGTGCCCTGGTTTGCCTGCAGTTGGATCGTCTATCATGATCTTTCTTTCCAGGGTTCTTCTTGCTGCAGGGGGCCTGGCCACTCATGGGTGAGTCCGTCCCCAAACCTTAGGGTGTCATCTCCCCACATAAGAGGATTTTTCTGAAACAGGAGGGAAGTCCTGTCGGGGAGTCTCTCATAAACTAGGAAGAGGGGACCCTTGGATACTCGGCCCACATTTCTGACCTCGCCCTCCCtggcctttctttccctttcctgagTCAAGCTCTGTGAAGACTGGGGTGAGACTGGGGTGCTCCAAGCTGGGGTGTGCAGGGAGGAAGTGGTGTcagcagcagagaaagagagggaagcagTGCTAGGAACAGCAGGTCCTCTGAGGACAAAGGTATAACTGACACCCTCCAGCGTTTCCGTGACGGTAGGGGCTGCAGTGTGGCTGCGGTCTTTCTACCAGAAGAGGGGGGAAACCACAGCCATGGCCCTGACATTCCAAATCCTCTGAGGGGGCTCAGTTCATGAATTGGCTGATATTCCATTCACATAGGACATGCCCTCCATGCCGTGTCTACTTTGTGTTGTTTTATGTGAGTAATTTTGCAGTATTAAAATCTAGTAAGAGTCACTTATTCAGCACTTGCTCAAAGTTCTCAGCTGACACTTGTTGTAGGGAGACGCCATGTCTATGTGGGGTGGGTCCTTCCTGTAGCCCTGGGCACCCAGGTGTGGTAGGAGCCTTAGAAAGCGGAAATGGGAGAATCTTCTGAgcacagggagggaggggtggcTCCACATCCTCCTCTCTAAGGCAGTGCCTCCTTCTCCCCCAGGTGGTCAGGACAAACCCTTCCTGTCTGCCCGGCCCAGCACTGTGGTGCCTCGAGGAGGACACGTGGCTCTTCAGTGTCACTATCGTCGTGGGTTTAACAATTTCATGCTGTACAAAGAAGACAGAAGCCACGTTCCCATCTTCCACGGCAGAATATTCCAGGAGAGCTTCATCATGGGCCCTGTGACCCCAGCACATGCAGGGACCTACAGATGTCGGGGTTCACGCCCACACTCCCTCACTGGGTGGTCGGCACCCAGCAACCCCCTGGTGATCATGGTCACAGGTCAGAGGCTTTCTGTCTGGGCTTCTCACTGTCCCACCTCCTGAATCCCAGAGCTTCTGGTGGGGGTGTCCATCAGGGTCCCATCACCCAGGCCCCAACTGTATTTGGGGTCAAGGGAGATTGAATACAGGGGAAATGGGTGCTGTGGTGGGAAGAATAACTGTCGCCAATGATGGCTACATTGTAAACCCTGGAGCCTGTGACTATTTATGTTATAGGGCAGGGGACTGAAGGGGAAGGTGGAGCTCAGGTTGTTGATGAGTtgaccttgagatggggagacAGCCTGGACTGTCCTGCTGGgctcagtgtaatcacaagggtccgcgtgagaggtggaggaagaggggagTGGGGATTAGAGCAGTGTAGTGGGAGGGAGACGCTATCAGCCACTGTgggctttgaaggtggaggaaggcCACTAGTCAcagaatgcaggtggcctctaagGGCTGGAGAAGTCAAGAGAACTGATTTGCTGAGTCTCCAGAGGGAACGCAGCCCTGCAGATGCCTTGATTTCAGCACAGGGAGAACTGGATCCAATTTCTGTCCCCAGAAGTGGAAGGGGTCAGTGtgttctctcctgctgccatgtttGTGATAATTTTctgcagcagcaacaggaaaccgACACAGGAACCCAGGTCAAGGACAAGCTAGGAAACCAAACAAggatagccaggtgtggtggtgggcacgaGTAATCCAacgactggggaggctgaggcaagataatcacttgaaccggggaggcagaggttgcagtgagccaagacaacaccactgcactccagcctgggtgaaaaagtgactgtctcaaaaataaattaattaatcaattaattaaagaAACCAAACAAGGAGAAGGTTGGCTACCGTGGGATCAGCAAGGGTGGGATGCTGATGCCACCACCAGGCTCCATCCACATAGGAAGGGGTTGATGCTCCTGGAACCAGCACCAGGGACCACCCTATGGAAGCTGGGGCCATGGAGAAGGCACAGACATGGCAGGAGAGGCTCCCAATCCCCATCAGGAACAGGGTGTGTGGACACTGATGTCTGCCTTACTGATGAGTTGATACCTCTGCCAGAGACTCCAATTTGTTCAAAAGAGATTGATTCAGGCTGCTGAGAGCCTGGACATGCAGCCTGTCCTCTTCCACCCCCACATAGACAGCAGGAAAGAGACTAGTGGGAAAGAGATACAACAGCCCAAGAGATGAGGCTCTCTTCACAGTGGGAAGGGAGTCAGGGGCTACtggagacagagggacagagaagagggaggaagacaaATGGAGGGACCTGCACCAGGGGATATGGGCACAGAAAAGACACGGAGAcacagagagggaggagagagacagaccTCTGGGAGGGGAACCCTCACTCATTCCAGGTGCCATGGATGGGATGATAAAGAGAGATGCCTTCTAAACTCACAACTTCTCTTTCTAGGAAACCACAGAAAACCTTCCctcctggcccacccagggcccCTGCTGAAATCAGGAGAGACAGTCATCCTGCAATGTTGGTCAGATGTCATGTTTGAGCACTTCTTTCTGCACAGAGAGGGGATCTCTGAGGACCCCTCACGCCTCGTTGGACAGATCCATGATGGGGTCTCCAAGGCCAACTTCTCCATCGGTCCCTTGATGCCTGTCCTTGCAGGAACCTACAGATGTTATGGTTCTGTTCCTCACTCCCCCTATCAGTTGTCAGCTCCCAGTGACCCCCTGGACATCGTGATCACAGGTGAGAGTGTCCAGACATTCTTCTCATTGTCATTGGGACACAGAGTGAATGATCCAGGACTTGGAACCCCCAGGTGGTCATGAGGAAGATAAGCGTGGGATTCTTATGGAGAGAGACTGACTCGGTGAGGTCTGTACCAACAGAGACAGGGAAACAGGAGACATAAGTACAGACCAGGTGTCATAACAGAGGACAGACACAGGGGCCATACGGGGaagtagaaaagagagaaagaggtaaaGGAGACactcagacagacagacatgtgCCAGAGAGAAGTGTCCTTCCATGCTGACTTTGCTCAGAGACCTGGCACAGGTTAGaagtttcatttctgttttgtctCCACAAAGTGCTTCTACGAGGAGAACCCAAGGACACCCATATTTCTGACCTGAGTTGGGCCCTGTGGCCTCAGGCCTTGTGGCATCTACAGATGCCATGTTTATTCTGACACCTCTGCCTTCCATGCAGTGGAGCCATAATTATCCCAGGATATCATGGCCCCAGAACACCAACCCCTAAATACTGTGTGTACTTGGTGTCCCCAGACTAGATTCTGAGGCTCATATTCCAAATAATCCTACATATAATAGGATCACTGAGAGACACAGAGATAAATCAGGGACTTCAAAAAGCAAAGGCATAAACACACAGAGAATGAGCCAGAGGAAGGGGATTGAGAgactcacagacacacaaaaagaaagaaaagagggcagAGGAGTGGAGAGAATGctggaagggaggagagaaaagccCCAAAATCAGAACCCTGAGGGAGGGGcacaaagacagagaaagataaaGATGTGGGGATGGATTGCAGAGATTCCAAATAGAACTAGAGAGactgagaggcagagaaagacaaggagatggagagagacagatgatagatggatagatagatatagatagatgataaataggtagatgatagataatgGATAGgttatagatacatagatgatgattgatagatgatacatagagatgatgatgatgatgatgaagatagaTAGaagacacatatataaatatatagatacatagatgatacaTAGAGACTGACAGGCAGACAGAGAggtaatagagagagagagagatgatacaTAGATACAGATAATACATAGATGATtgatggatagacagatagacaattgatagataaatgatacatagatatagatgACAGATAATTTGTAGATAGAcacaaaatagatagatagataatagatagaaaTATGCAGAAAGTTATGAACAAGACAGAAAGTGAGAGACTCAGAATTATAGAAAAAGGAAGATCAAGTCAACCAATCCAAGGAGAGTCAGAGAGAATAAAACAATCCAAAAAGGGAAAGCATACCCAGGGGTGGGGAAGTGAGGTCAGAGAcctagagagacagagaaggcgGAAGGAGGAAATAGACATGAAGAGAGttggggtggagggtgagagagagagagagcattaggtCATAGAGCAGGGGAGTGAGTTCTCAGCTCAGGTATGAGGGGAGCTGTGACAAGGAAGAACCTCCCTGAGGAAACTGCCTCTTCTCCTTCCAGGTCTATATGAGAAACCTTCTCTCTCAGCCCAGCCGGGCCCCACGGTTCAGGCAGGAGAGAACGTGACCTTGTCCTGTAGCTCCTGGAGCTCCTATGACATCTACCATCTGTCCAGGGAAGGGGAGGCCCATGAACGTAGGCTCCGTGCAGTGCCCAAGGTCAacagaacattccaggcagactTTCCTCTGGGCCCTGCCACCCACGGAGGGACCTACAGATGCTTCGGCTCTTTCCGTGCCCTGCCCTGCGTGTGGTCAAACTCAAGTGACCCACTGCTTGTTTCTGTCACAGGTGAGGAAAACCCGTGTCTGTCCCATGTCTTATGATCCTAGAGCCATAGCTGAGGAGCTTCCTGCCGATGATGGGGAGAAGCATGGACAGATGCAGAGAGAACACGAAGACTGGGTGTGAGGGGGGGGTCAGGGTGCAGGATGGCAGACAGGGCACCTCCAAACCCTCTTGCATGGCCTGCATGGAGGCCCATGGTCAGGGCTCCAGGCACCCAGGCAGATGGAGAAAGCGGTCAGGACAGACCCAGAGAAGGGGAGACTGGGCTCAGTTTGGGGAGATCAGAGGTTCCCTCAGCCCCTCAACCTTACCCATTTCCCAGAAGCCCATCCTGGCCTCTCACCCACACAGAGAGATGTCATCACCAGCAACCCCTacactcttttcttttcattttcaaaaatatttattgaggttaAATGTAACTATATAATTTACCaactttaccatttttaaaagtaaaatctagTGGTCATAAATACCTTTatatgctgggtgtggtggttcacggtTGTAATCTTggcgctttgagaggccaagaaagGTGGATCATTTAAGATCAGGgactcgagatcagcctggccaacatgcggGAAATTCATCTTTACTAAACagacaagaaaaattagccaagcatgccggcatgcacctgtagtcctagctacttgggaggctgaggcaggagaagcacttaaagccaggaggcagaggttgcactgagccgagatcatgccactgcactgcagcctgggagacagagagagactctgtttctaaataaataaatacatctatattcttttttttgttaccttccacccttcccttcctggcctctggtatccaccattctattctctaccttCATGAGATCCACCTTTTATCTCCTGCATGTGGTGAGAAATGGGAATCTttgtaatgacctccagttccatccatgtggctgcaaatgacaggatgttATTGTTTCTATGGATGAGTAGTCTCCACCGTGTGTGTGTACTACAGTTctctatccattcacccactgataGGCAGGTAGGTTGACTCCacatcttggctactgtgaacagtgctggaaCAGTCATATGAGTGCAGATATCACTTCGATACACTGAtgtcctttcctttggatataaacccagtagtgaaattgctggacactatgaaagttctctttttttttttttcttttttgagaaagagtttcccTCCTTAGTCCAAGCTGGAGTcaaagtggtgcgatcttggctcattgcaacctctgcttcctaggttcaaacgattctcctgactcagcctccctaatagctgtgattacaggtgcacgccaccatgcctgactaattcttgtattttttagcacAGACGGGATATCCCAATTTTGggcaggctgctctcaaactcctgacctcaagtgaggtgcctgcctcggtttcccaaagtgctgaagttacaggcataagccactatgcccagcctccttttagttttttaaagattttccatACTTTTCTCCAtaatagttgtactaatttacattcctaccaacagggTACCAGGGTTCTCCTTTCTCTACcatcttgccagcatttgttttgCCTGTCTTgcagataaaagccattttactttactttatttatttatttatttatgttgagatggagtttcactcatagtcgcccaggctggagtgcaagggtgtgatctcggctcactgcaacctctgcctcccgcgttcaactgattctcctgcctcagcctccaaagtagctgggattacaggcatgtgccaccacgcctagctaatttttgtatgtttagtagagagggagtttctccatgttggtcaggctggtctcccgacctcaggtgatccgcccacctccgcctcccaaagtgctggaattacaggcgtgagccaccggcctaAAAGGCATTTTAATGGGATGAGATGAAAACTCATCGCGATTGTAATTTACATTTCTGTGATGATGAGTGatgctgagcactttttcatatacgtGATCGCCATTTCTATGTTTTGTTTGTGGAGAAATGTCTCCTCATGTCTTTTGCTcgttttttaattaaattgttttattgagttgtttgagcttcttatatttcCAGTTATTAATCCCAtctcagatgaatagtttgcaaatatttgctcctattttgtgggttgtctcttcactttgttggtttATCTTTGGTGGTGCAGAAGTTGCTTGGTTTGATGTAATCCTAATGGTCTATTTTTTGCTTTGATTACTTGTGTTTTGAAGGTTTTAAACAAAATGTCTTTCATCAGACAAATGTCTTCCccattattttcttctacatgtTTCATAGGTTCAGGCCTTAGACtcatgtttttaatccattttcatttgatttttgtgtaaggtgacaGGTATAGATGCAGTTTTATTCctctgcatgtagatatccagttttccccacaccatttattgaagactgtcctttcctgaTTGTAAGTTCTCGGCACCTTTGTCAAAGTCCATTAaatgggctgggtatggtggctcacacctgcaattccagcactttgggaggccgaggcgggtggatcacctaaagccaggagttcaagaccaggctggccaacagagtgaaacctcgtctctactaaaaatacaaaaattagctgagcatggtgatcaGTGCCTGTAATACCActactcaggagtttgaagcaagagaatttcttgaatccaggaagtggaggttgcattgagctgagattgcacctctacactccagcctgcatgacagagcaagattctatcacacacacacaaaagaaagccATTGGATGTAAATGCATGGATTATATCTgtgttctccattctgttccattttttatGTGCCTTTCTTTATGCCAAtgtcatgctgttttgcttactacAGCTCTGTAACATATTTctaagtcaggtagtgtgatgctcctgttttctctttataCCTTCAAGTCTCAAGACAGTGGGCATCGCACACAAAAATTATGGAGAAAAGGATCCCAAGACTCCCAGGGTCCAACATTAGATAACAGAGTGTTGGCCATGAACCAACCTCAAAGATTTCCATTGAGTAGAGGACAAGCACCCTCATTTCCTCACATCTCTCCTGTCCCGTGTTCTAGGAAACCCTTCAAGTAGTTGGCCTTCACCCACAGAACCAAGCTCCAAATCTGGTGAGTAAAGGACCCCTCTTATCTCTGCTTTTGGAAACCTGGGGAGGTGGAAGCCTTGGATGCAAGTGTTGGCTCAAACCTCCCAGCTCTGTGAATGAGGGCCTGTCTTCCACCATCTCTGAACTCCAGACACTCCAACAGTGAAAGGGATCTAGGGCCACCAAAGGGCTCAGCGAAGTCTCTTTACCTTTAATTTCCTGCAGGTGAGAcctcctacaagctagaagaatAATTGCCAATCTGACATCCTTCTCAGGAAAAATGCAGTGTTTTTTCTGCCTGCATTCCTAACTGGAGGATAAATTCCCGGGGGcttgagagagggaagggaagggaacatcTGATGAGGGTGGGTGTTTTAGAGAAGTTCCACTTGCCAAGGAATGAATTACTGTTGGTCATCAGGCAACCCTGGCTGACTCAGCAGAGCAAGAGCCTTGCCGTAACAGAGAACAGAGCTCATGCACGCACACTTCGACTCAGTGACTCATTCAGCCACAGCCCCATGCTCAGGCTGTGCAGTGTGGAAGCTTTTCCTATTGTTGCCATAACAAATTTCCACAAGATTCGTGTGTGAAAACAAAACGGTTATTTAATTATCTTACAGTGCTGTAGCTCAAAGCATGACGTGCAtgtcactgggctaaaatcaaggtgacAGCAAGGCTGCCTTCCCTCTGAGGGTTCCAGGCAAGAATCTGCTTCTCACTtttctcagcttctagaggctccCATGTTCCTTGGCTCCTGGtacccttcctccttcctcaaaGCCCACAAAGACTggtcacatctcacatggcatcACTCAGACCCTTCTTCCTTACCACACCTCTTTCTCTGAATGCTGCTCTCCCTTCTTGCCCTTCTTTTGAAAACTTGGGGATTCTATTGGGTTCACCAAGATGAAAATCCATCATAATCTCCCGGAAATCATCCAGGATACCCTCCTTTTAAGTTCAGCTGACTAGCAACCATAATTCCATCTGCAATCTTCATTCCTCCTTTCatgtaaaataacatattcaCAAGCTATGGAGGCTAGGACATGGACATTTTTGGGGTGGGacaacattctcctgccttcCACAAACAGTGAACAAGATGCATTTGGCCTCTGTTCTTGGGACACTGATCTTGCAGATGGTTAAATGGGAGGGCAGAAAATGTAGGCACAAGGGGACCAATAAATGAATGATCTATTGAGAAGCATCTGTGCatgaaatctatttatttatgtatttacctaCTTGTTtattgagacggagccttgctctgtcgtccaggctagagtgcggtggcatgatctcggctcactgcaacctccacctcctgggctgaactgatctcctccctcagcctctccagtagctgggattacagaccacaaccaccacgcccggctaactctttttgcatattttctgtagagaggatgtttcaccatgttggccaggctggtctcaaattcccaacctcaggtgatccaatagcctctgcctcccaacacGCTGGGATaagaggcatgagccacggggCCAAGCCAAATTTTCAAATCAATAATAGATAATGCTGAGTGTATTATTTCAGGTGACAGAGAAGTTCTCACTAATCAGATATTTGTGACATTAATGAAAAACACGGATTGAACCCCTGAAAGATTGGCGGAAGGATTTTGCACACACAGCTGTCAGCCGTGAAGGCACAAAGGTGAAAACAATCTGATGTGGAAGGAAGAGGCTCTGACTCAAATGCTGGGAATGAGGTGGGGAGAATGACAAGATGACTGTAGAGAGACGGAGAGCACACTGGGTACACAGGAAACTAAGGAGCAACAAGGAGCGTGTGTTTGACACTCACAGCCATTGGATTCACCTC
The DNA window shown above is from Homo sapiens chromosome 19, GRCh38.p14 Primary Assembly and carries:
- the KIR3DL2 gene encoding killer cell immunoglobulin-like receptor 3DL2 isoform X1; the encoded protein is MSLTVVSMACVGFFLLQGAWPLMGGQDKPFLSARPSTVVPRGGHVALQCHYRRGFNNFMLYKEDRSHVPIFHGRIFQESFIMGPVTPAHAGTYRCRGSRPHSLTGWSAPSNPLVIMVTGNHRKPSLLAHPGPLLKSGETVILQCWSDVMFEHFFLHREGISEDPSRLVGQIHDGVSKANFSIGPLMPVLAGTYRCYGSVPHSPYQLSAPSDPLDIVITGLYEKPSLSAQPGPTVQAGENVTLSCSSWSSYDIYHLSREGEAHERRLRAVPKVNRTFQADFPLGPATHGGTYRCFGSFRALPCVWSNSSDPLLVSVTDAAVMDQEPAGDRTVNRQDSDEQDPQEVTYAQLDHCVFIQRKISRPSQRPKTPLTDTSVYTELPNAEPRSKVVSCPRAPQSGLEGVF
- the KIR3DL2 gene encoding killer cell immunoglobulin-like receptor 3DL2 isoform 1 precursor (isoform 1 precursor is encoded by transcript variant 1), giving the protein MSLTVVSMACVGFFLLQGAWPLMGGQDKPFLSARPSTVVPRGGHVALQCHYRRGFNNFMLYKEDRSHVPIFHGRIFQESFIMGPVTPAHAGTYRCRGSRPHSLTGWSAPSNPLVIMVTGNHRKPSLLAHPGPLLKSGETVILQCWSDVMFEHFFLHREGISEDPSRLVGQIHDGVSKANFSIGPLMPVLAGTYRCYGSVPHSPYQLSAPSDPLDIVITGLYEKPSLSAQPGPTVQAGENVTLSCSSWSSYDIYHLSREGEAHERRLRAVPKVNRTFQADFPLGPATHGGTYRCFGSFRALPCVWSNSSDPLLVSVTGNPSSSWPSPTEPSSKSGICRHLHVLIGTSVVIFLFILLLFFLLYRWCSNKKNAAVMDQEPAGDRTVNRQDSDEQDPQEVTYAQLDHCVFIQRKISRPSQRPKTPLTDTSVYTELPNAEPRSKVVSCPRAPQSGLEGVF
- the KIR3DL2 gene encoding killer cell immunoglobulin-like receptor 3DL2 isoform 2 precursor (isoform 2 precursor is encoded by transcript variant 2), producing the protein MSLTVVSMACVGFFLLQGAWPLMGGQDKPFLSARPSTVVPRGGHVALQCHYRRGFNNFMLYKEDRSHVPIFHGRIFQESFIMGPVTPAHAGTYRCRGSRPHSLTGWSAPSNPLVIMVTGNHRKPSLLAHPGPLLKSGETVILQCWSDVMFEHFFLHREGISEDPSRLVGQIHDGVSKANFSIGPLMPVLAGTYRCYGSVPHSPYQLSAPSDPLDIVITGLYEKPSLSAQPGPTVQAGENVTLSCSSWSSYDIYHLSREGEAHERRLRAVPKVNRTFQADFPLGPATHGGTYRCFGSFRALPCVWSNSSDPLLVSVTGICRHLHVLIGTSVVIFLFILLLFFLLYRWCSNKKNAAVMDQEPAGDRTVNRQDSDEQDPQEVTYAQLDHCVFIQRKISRPSQRPKTPLTDTSVYTELPNAEPRSKVVSCPRAPQSGLEGVF